A stretch of the Streptomyces ortus genome encodes the following:
- a CDS encoding DUF2269 family protein — translation MKLSRPARRANLVVHVAASACWLGLTLGLLALGITANTTGSAVTVEASVRAMKTFTDWLLLPLALLTLLTGLVLSLGTPWGLARHRWVYTKFWLTLATVTATVLALRPGVDTAVAAVSDGGPLPDPGDVLFGPIVSLTAYLFMTVISILKPWGLTRRGQKTRTAARKPVDVTAARRTA, via the coding sequence GTGAAACTAAGCCGCCCGGCACGCCGGGCCAACCTCGTCGTCCATGTAGCCGCGTCCGCGTGCTGGCTCGGGCTCACGCTCGGGCTGCTCGCCCTGGGAATCACCGCGAACACCACCGGGTCCGCGGTGACCGTGGAAGCTTCCGTCCGCGCCATGAAGACCTTCACCGACTGGCTTCTGCTCCCCCTCGCGTTGCTTACACTCCTCACCGGCCTGGTGCTGTCCCTGGGCACACCGTGGGGGCTCGCGCGGCACCGGTGGGTCTACACCAAGTTCTGGCTGACGCTGGCCACCGTCACGGCCACGGTTCTGGCCCTGCGCCCCGGGGTCGACACCGCGGTCGCCGCGGTGTCGGACGGCGGACCGCTGCCCGACCCCGGTGACGTCCTGTTCGGACCGATCGTCTCGCTGACCGCGTATCTCTTCATGACGGTGATCTCAATTCTCAAACCCTGGGGTCTGACCCGGCGCGGGCAAAAGACCCGTACGGCCGCCCGCAAACCGGTGGACGTGACAGCCGCTCGTCGGACAGCCTGA